The following proteins are co-located in the Hydrogenophaga sp. RAC07 genome:
- a CDS encoding alpha/beta hydrolase has translation MKRLIALLLATLALLAGCATLDEKQRAWIFQPSDRSWAGGTYAAESMQDVWIDFTSSVTGKPVKLHGLWAQNDNFTERADAPVLLYLHGARFNVTGSAFRAQRMQELGFSVLAIDYRGFGKSTNELPSEELAYEDARTAWKWLGEKYPGRPRYIFGHSLGGAIAIELAAQVPDEAGTVVEGTFTSIPDVVSTFKWGWLPVSLLITQRFEAVKRVAEIGSPLLVVHGGADRLIQPELGRKLFEAATGRKAFVLVEGGSHHNTNSVGQAQYRVALASLFGLRPDVRVVKN, from the coding sequence ATGAAACGCCTGATCGCCCTTCTGCTGGCCACACTGGCCCTGCTTGCCGGTTGCGCCACGCTCGACGAGAAACAGCGCGCCTGGATCTTCCAACCCTCCGACCGCAGCTGGGCCGGCGGCACCTACGCGGCCGAGAGCATGCAGGACGTGTGGATCGATTTCACCTCCAGCGTCACCGGCAAACCCGTCAAGCTGCACGGTCTCTGGGCGCAAAACGACAACTTCACCGAGCGCGCGGATGCACCCGTGCTGCTGTATCTGCACGGCGCCCGTTTCAACGTCACCGGCTCGGCCTTCCGCGCCCAGCGCATGCAGGAGCTCGGCTTCTCCGTGCTGGCCATCGACTACCGCGGCTTCGGCAAAAGCACCAATGAACTGCCTTCCGAGGAGTTGGCCTACGAAGACGCGCGCACGGCATGGAAATGGCTCGGTGAGAAGTACCCCGGCCGCCCGCGCTACATCTTTGGCCATTCGCTCGGTGGCGCCATCGCCATCGAACTGGCGGCCCAGGTGCCCGACGAAGCCGGCACGGTGGTCGAAGGCACCTTCACCTCCATCCCCGATGTGGTGAGCACCTTCAAGTGGGGCTGGCTGCCGGTGTCGCTCTTGATCACCCAGCGCTTCGAAGCGGTCAAGCGTGTGGCCGAGATCGGCTCGCCGCTGCTGGTGGTGCACGGTGGTGCGGACCGCCTGATCCAGCCGGAGCTCGGACGCAAGCTGTTCGAGGCCGCCACGGGCCGCAAGGCCTTCGTGCTGGTGGAAGGTGGTTCTCACCACAACACCAACTCGGTGGGTCAAGCGCAATACCGGGTGGCGCTGGCCAGCCTGTTCGGTCTGCGGCCCGATGTGCGGGTGGTGAAGAACTGA
- a CDS encoding Bcr/CflA family efflux MFS transporter yields MPATLTSSPTSPAMSPGLVVLTLSLLLGLQPIATDLYLPALPALTEGFGAAMSQAQLTLTALLLAFGVSQMFWGPLSDRFGRRPILLIGMSAFVVASVGSTFSPSIEQLIVWRAVQGAAMGAGVMCARAVVRDLYAPTEGARMMSKGLTGLGVIACASAPLGGFLSDLLGWRLSLMAVAVFGAITLAVIAWRFKETLAAKNPRALQPGMLLGTWVQIARHPTFWAFALLSAASYCGLFTFLAASPFVFIQVLGLSKTAYGLTMMTMSLSYIVGTFICRRLLLAFGVRRTVALAAVLTLAGGTSMGVLALLEVRSAWAIMLPFYLFMMGHGVHQPCGQSGAVGPFPQAAGAASALAGFIMMIAAFVVGGWLGQSLAAIQAGTGTVLPLTNGIWFWSVLIALAAWTLVQRFGESRPGPERLAPADVTQG; encoded by the coding sequence ATGCCCGCCACGCTGACTTCTTCTCCCACATCACCGGCCATGTCGCCCGGCCTGGTGGTGCTCACACTCTCCTTGCTGCTGGGCCTGCAGCCCATCGCCACCGACCTCTATCTGCCCGCCCTGCCCGCGCTCACCGAGGGCTTTGGCGCGGCCATGTCGCAAGCGCAACTCACGCTCACCGCGCTGCTGCTGGCGTTCGGCGTGTCCCAGATGTTCTGGGGGCCGCTGTCGGACCGGTTCGGTCGCCGTCCCATCCTGTTGATCGGCATGAGTGCCTTCGTGGTGGCCTCGGTGGGCAGCACCTTCTCGCCGTCGATTGAACAGCTCATCGTCTGGCGCGCGGTGCAGGGCGCGGCCATGGGCGCGGGCGTGATGTGTGCACGTGCCGTGGTGCGCGACCTCTACGCACCCACGGAAGGCGCGCGGATGATGTCCAAGGGCCTCACCGGCCTGGGCGTGATCGCCTGCGCCAGCGCGCCGCTGGGGGGCTTCTTGTCCGACCTGCTGGGCTGGCGCCTGTCGCTGATGGCCGTGGCCGTGTTCGGCGCCATCACGCTGGCCGTGATCGCCTGGCGGTTCAAGGAAACGCTGGCCGCGAAGAACCCGCGGGCGCTGCAGCCCGGCATGCTGCTGGGCACCTGGGTGCAGATCGCGCGCCATCCCACGTTCTGGGCGTTTGCGCTGCTGTCCGCCGCTTCGTACTGCGGCCTGTTCACGTTTCTGGCCGCCTCTCCTTTCGTGTTCATCCAGGTGCTGGGTCTGTCGAAAACCGCCTACGGCCTGACGATGATGACGATGTCGCTGAGTTACATCGTCGGCACCTTCATCTGCCGGCGCCTGCTGCTGGCGTTCGGCGTGCGCCGCACGGTGGCACTGGCCGCTGTGCTCACCTTGGCGGGCGGCACCAGCATGGGCGTGCTGGCGCTGCTGGAGGTGCGAAGCGCCTGGGCCATCATGCTGCCGTTCTACTTGTTCATGATGGGCCACGGCGTGCACCAGCCCTGCGGCCAGAGCGGAGCCGTCGGGCCGTTCCCGCAAGCGGCGGGCGCGGCCTCCGCACTCGCGGGTTTCATCATGATGATCGCGGCCTTTGTGGTGGGTGGATGGCTGGGCCAGAGCCTCGCTGCCATCCAGGCCGGCACCGGCACCGTGCTGCCGCTCACCAACGGCATCTGGTTCTGGAGCGTGCTCATTGCGCTCGCCGCCTGGACGCTGGTGCAGCGCTTCGGCGAAAGCCGGCCCGGGCCCGAGCGCCTGGCACCCGCCGACGTGACGCAAGGCTGA